One segment of Manihot esculenta cultivar AM560-2 chromosome 4, M.esculenta_v8, whole genome shotgun sequence DNA contains the following:
- the LOC110613583 gene encoding ABC transporter E family member 2 isoform X3 has protein sequence MKAELCDDLELNQVIDRNVGDLSGGELQRFAIAVVAIQNAEIYMFDEPSSYLDVKQRLKAAQVIRSLLRPNSYVIVVEHDLSVLDYLSDFICCLYGKPGAYGVVTLPFSVREGINIFLAGFVPTENLRFRDESLTFKVAETPQESAEEIETYARYKYPTMTKTQGNFKLRVIEGEFTDSQIIVMLGENGTGKTTFIRMLAGLLKPDTIEDSDVEIPEFNVSYKPQKISPKFQSTVRHLLHQKIRDSYTHPQFVSDVMKPLLIEQLMDQEVVNLSGGELQRVALCLCLGKPADIYLIDEPSAYLDSEQRIVASKVIKRFILHAKKTAFVVEHDFIMATYLADRVIVYEGRPSVDCTANSPQSLLTGMNLFLSHLDITFRRDPTNYRPRINKLDSTKDREQKSAGSYYYLDD, from the exons ATGAAAGCAGAACTCTGTGATGATCTTGAGCTGAACCAGGTTATAGATCGTAATGTGGGGGATCTGTCTGGTGGGGAGCTCCAGCGTTTTGCTATTGCTGTCGTTGCAATACAGAATGCAGAGATATATATGTTTGACGAACCTTCAAGTTATCTTGATGTCAAACAGAGGCTTAAAGCTGCCCAAGTTATCAGATCTTTGCTCAGGCCTAATAG CTATGTTATTGTGGTGGAGCATGACCTTAGTGTCCTCGATTATTTATCAGACTTCATTTGCTGCTTATATGGGAAACCGGGTGCATATGGAGTTGTAACCCTTCCCTTCTCTGTCAGGGAAGGGATTAATATATTCTTGGCTGGATTTGTTCCCACAGAAAATCTTCGATTCCGGGATGAGTCATTAACCTTCAAG GTTGCTGAGACTCCGCAAGAGAGTGCTGAGGAGATAGAAACATATGCACGCTACAAATATCCAACCATGACTAAAACTCAGGGCAACTTCAAGCTTCGTGTGATTGAGGGTGAATTTACAGATTCTCAGATAATTGTTATGCTGGGCGAGAATGGGACGGGGAAGACAACATTTATTCGTATGCTG GCTGGCTTATTGAAACCTGATACTATAGAAGATTCTGATGTGGAGATACCTGAGTTTAATGTTTCTTACAAGCCCCAGAAGATCAGTCCTAAGTTCCAATCTACTGTTAGACATTTGCTACATCAAAAAATTCGTGATTCTTATACACATCCTCAGTTTGTATCAGATGTCATGAAACCACTTCTTATAGAACAACTAATGGATCAAGAAGTAGTGAATCTATCCGGTGGGGAGTTGCAAAGAGTTGCTTTGTGCCTCTGTCTTGGGAAG CCTGCAGATATTTATCTGATAGATGAACCAAGTGCTTATCTTGATTCTGAGCAGCGTATTGTGGCTTCAAAAGTCATAAAGAGGTTTATCCTTCATGCGAAGAAAACTGCATTTGTGGTAGAGCATGATTTTATAATGGCAACTTACCTGGCTGACAGAGTTATCGTATACGAGGGAAGGCCATCTGTGGACTGTACAGCAAATTCGCCTCAGTCATTGTTGACTGGAATGAATCTCTTCTTATCA CATCTAGATATCACTTTTAGGCGGGACCCAACGAATTATCGACCGAGAATCAACAAGTTAGACTCTACCAAGGATAGAGAGCAGAAGTCTGCTGGGTCATATTATTACCTGGATGATTGA
- the LOC110613583 gene encoding ABC transporter E family member 2 isoform X4: MTKTQGNFKLRVIEGEFTDSQIIVMLGENGTGKTTFIRMLAGLLKPDTIEDSDVEIPEFNVSYKPQKISPKFQSTVRHLLHQKIRDSYTHPQFVSDVMKPLLIEQLMDQEVVNLSGGELQRVALCLCLGKPADIYLIDEPSAYLDSEQRIVASKVIKRFILHAKKTAFVVEHDFIMATYLADRVIVYEGRPSVDCTANSPQSLLTGMNLFLSHLDITFRRDPTNYRPRINKLDSTKDREQKSAGSYYYLDD; the protein is encoded by the exons ATGACTAAAACTCAGGGCAACTTCAAGCTTCGTGTGATTGAGGGTGAATTTACAGATTCTCAGATAATTGTTATGCTGGGCGAGAATGGGACGGGGAAGACAACATTTATTCGTATGCTG GCTGGCTTATTGAAACCTGATACTATAGAAGATTCTGATGTGGAGATACCTGAGTTTAATGTTTCTTACAAGCCCCAGAAGATCAGTCCTAAGTTCCAATCTACTGTTAGACATTTGCTACATCAAAAAATTCGTGATTCTTATACACATCCTCAGTTTGTATCAGATGTCATGAAACCACTTCTTATAGAACAACTAATGGATCAAGAAGTAGTGAATCTATCCGGTGGGGAGTTGCAAAGAGTTGCTTTGTGCCTCTGTCTTGGGAAG CCTGCAGATATTTATCTGATAGATGAACCAAGTGCTTATCTTGATTCTGAGCAGCGTATTGTGGCTTCAAAAGTCATAAAGAGGTTTATCCTTCATGCGAAGAAAACTGCATTTGTGGTAGAGCATGATTTTATAATGGCAACTTACCTGGCTGACAGAGTTATCGTATACGAGGGAAGGCCATCTGTGGACTGTACAGCAAATTCGCCTCAGTCATTGTTGACTGGAATGAATCTCTTCTTATCA CATCTAGATATCACTTTTAGGCGGGACCCAACGAATTATCGACCGAGAATCAACAAGTTAGACTCTACCAAGGATAGAGAGCAGAAGTCTGCTGGGTCATATTATTACCTGGATGATTGA
- the LOC110613583 gene encoding ABC transporter E family member 2 isoform X1, with translation MNWNDLCEEWISLYPFCPLLGVCWISKSRDHCHPSLGKLCIEVTPASKIAFISEELCIGCGICVKKCPFEAIQIINLPKDLDKDTTHRYGPNTFKLHRLPVPRPGQVLGLVGTNGIGKSTALKVLAGKLKPNLGRFNNPPDWQEILTYFRGSELQNYFTRILEDNLKAIIKPQYVDHIPKAVQGNVGQVLDQKDEREMKAELCDDLELNQVIDRNVGDLSGGELQRFAIAVVAIQNAEIYMFDEPSSYLDVKQRLKAAQVIRSLLRPNSYVIVVEHDLSVLDYLSDFICCLYGKPGAYGVVTLPFSVREGINIFLAGFVPTENLRFRDESLTFKVAETPQESAEEIETYARYKYPTMTKTQGNFKLRVIEGEFTDSQIIVMLGENGTGKTTFIRMLAGLLKPDTIEDSDVEIPEFNVSYKPQKISPKFQSTVRHLLHQKIRDSYTHPQFVSDVMKPLLIEQLMDQEVVNLSGGELQRVALCLCLGKPADIYLIDEPSAYLDSEQRIVASKVIKRFILHAKKTAFVVEHDFIMATYLADRVIVYEGRPSVDCTANSPQSLLTGMNLFLSHLDITFRRDPTNYRPRINKLDSTKDREQKSAGSYYYLDD, from the exons ATGAATTGGAATGATTTGTGCGAGGAGTGGATCTCACTTTATCCATTCTGCCCCTTGCTTGGTGTATGTTGGATCTCAAAGAGTAGAGATCACTGTCATCCTTCTCTTG GGAAATTATGTATTGAGGTTACTCCTGCATCTAAGATAGCTTTTATCTCTGAGGAGTTGTGCATTGGGTGTGGTATTTGTGTTAAG AAATGCCCATTTGAAGCAATTCAGATTATCAATTTGCCAAAGGATTTGGATAAAGATACAACTCACCGTTATGGTCCTAACACCTTTAAATTGCACAG GTTACCAGTTCCTAGGCCTGGGCAAGTTCTTGGATTAGTTGGAACAAATGGCATTGGCAAGTCAACTGCCCTCAAAGTTTTGGCTGGAAAACTGAAACCAAATTTGGGTCGTTTCAAT AATCCTCCAGATTGGCAGGAAATCTTAACCTACTTTCGAGGATCTGAATTGCAAAATTATTTTACCCGTATCCTGGAAGATAATTTGAAG GCCATCATAAAGCCTCAGTATGTTGACCACATTCCAAAAGCAGTCCAAGGTAATGTAGGGCAGGTGCTCGACCAAAAAGATGAGAGAGAGATGAAAGCAGAACTCTGTGATGATCTTGAGCTGAACCAGGTTATAGATCGTAATGTGGGGGATCTGTCTGGTGGGGAGCTCCAGCGTTTTGCTATTGCTGTCGTTGCAATACAGAATGCAGAGATATATATGTTTGACGAACCTTCAAGTTATCTTGATGTCAAACAGAGGCTTAAAGCTGCCCAAGTTATCAGATCTTTGCTCAGGCCTAATAG CTATGTTATTGTGGTGGAGCATGACCTTAGTGTCCTCGATTATTTATCAGACTTCATTTGCTGCTTATATGGGAAACCGGGTGCATATGGAGTTGTAACCCTTCCCTTCTCTGTCAGGGAAGGGATTAATATATTCTTGGCTGGATTTGTTCCCACAGAAAATCTTCGATTCCGGGATGAGTCATTAACCTTCAAG GTTGCTGAGACTCCGCAAGAGAGTGCTGAGGAGATAGAAACATATGCACGCTACAAATATCCAACCATGACTAAAACTCAGGGCAACTTCAAGCTTCGTGTGATTGAGGGTGAATTTACAGATTCTCAGATAATTGTTATGCTGGGCGAGAATGGGACGGGGAAGACAACATTTATTCGTATGCTG GCTGGCTTATTGAAACCTGATACTATAGAAGATTCTGATGTGGAGATACCTGAGTTTAATGTTTCTTACAAGCCCCAGAAGATCAGTCCTAAGTTCCAATCTACTGTTAGACATTTGCTACATCAAAAAATTCGTGATTCTTATACACATCCTCAGTTTGTATCAGATGTCATGAAACCACTTCTTATAGAACAACTAATGGATCAAGAAGTAGTGAATCTATCCGGTGGGGAGTTGCAAAGAGTTGCTTTGTGCCTCTGTCTTGGGAAG CCTGCAGATATTTATCTGATAGATGAACCAAGTGCTTATCTTGATTCTGAGCAGCGTATTGTGGCTTCAAAAGTCATAAAGAGGTTTATCCTTCATGCGAAGAAAACTGCATTTGTGGTAGAGCATGATTTTATAATGGCAACTTACCTGGCTGACAGAGTTATCGTATACGAGGGAAGGCCATCTGTGGACTGTACAGCAAATTCGCCTCAGTCATTGTTGACTGGAATGAATCTCTTCTTATCA CATCTAGATATCACTTTTAGGCGGGACCCAACGAATTATCGACCGAGAATCAACAAGTTAGACTCTACCAAGGATAGAGAGCAGAAGTCTGCTGGGTCATATTATTACCTGGATGATTGA
- the LOC110613583 gene encoding ABC transporter E family member 2 isoform X2: MADRLTRIAIVSSDRCKPKKCRQECKKSCPVVKTGKLCIEVTPASKIAFISEELCIGCGICVKKCPFEAIQIINLPKDLDKDTTHRYGPNTFKLHRLPVPRPGQVLGLVGTNGIGKSTALKVLAGKLKPNLGRFNNPPDWQEILTYFRGSELQNYFTRILEDNLKAIIKPQYVDHIPKAVQGNVGQVLDQKDEREMKAELCDDLELNQVIDRNVGDLSGGELQRFAIAVVAIQNAEIYMFDEPSSYLDVKQRLKAAQVIRSLLRPNSYVIVVEHDLSVLDYLSDFICCLYGKPGAYGVVTLPFSVREGINIFLAGFVPTENLRFRDESLTFKVAETPQESAEEIETYARYKYPTMTKTQGNFKLRVIEGEFTDSQIIVMLGENGTGKTTFIRMLAGLLKPDTIEDSDVEIPEFNVSYKPQKISPKFQSTVRHLLHQKIRDSYTHPQFVSDVMKPLLIEQLMDQEVVNLSGGELQRVALCLCLGKPADIYLIDEPSAYLDSEQRIVASKVIKRFILHAKKTAFVVEHDFIMATYLADRVIVYEGRPSVDCTANSPQSLLTGMNLFLSHLDITFRRDPTNYRPRINKLDSTKDREQKSAGSYYYLDD; encoded by the exons ATGGCAGACAGGTTGACGCGTATAGCAATTGTGAGCTCTGATAGATGCAAGCCTAAGAAGTGCCGTCAAGAATGCAAAAAGAGTTGTCCTGTTGTCAAAACTG GGAAATTATGTATTGAGGTTACTCCTGCATCTAAGATAGCTTTTATCTCTGAGGAGTTGTGCATTGGGTGTGGTATTTGTGTTAAG AAATGCCCATTTGAAGCAATTCAGATTATCAATTTGCCAAAGGATTTGGATAAAGATACAACTCACCGTTATGGTCCTAACACCTTTAAATTGCACAG GTTACCAGTTCCTAGGCCTGGGCAAGTTCTTGGATTAGTTGGAACAAATGGCATTGGCAAGTCAACTGCCCTCAAAGTTTTGGCTGGAAAACTGAAACCAAATTTGGGTCGTTTCAAT AATCCTCCAGATTGGCAGGAAATCTTAACCTACTTTCGAGGATCTGAATTGCAAAATTATTTTACCCGTATCCTGGAAGATAATTTGAAG GCCATCATAAAGCCTCAGTATGTTGACCACATTCCAAAAGCAGTCCAAGGTAATGTAGGGCAGGTGCTCGACCAAAAAGATGAGAGAGAGATGAAAGCAGAACTCTGTGATGATCTTGAGCTGAACCAGGTTATAGATCGTAATGTGGGGGATCTGTCTGGTGGGGAGCTCCAGCGTTTTGCTATTGCTGTCGTTGCAATACAGAATGCAGAGATATATATGTTTGACGAACCTTCAAGTTATCTTGATGTCAAACAGAGGCTTAAAGCTGCCCAAGTTATCAGATCTTTGCTCAGGCCTAATAG CTATGTTATTGTGGTGGAGCATGACCTTAGTGTCCTCGATTATTTATCAGACTTCATTTGCTGCTTATATGGGAAACCGGGTGCATATGGAGTTGTAACCCTTCCCTTCTCTGTCAGGGAAGGGATTAATATATTCTTGGCTGGATTTGTTCCCACAGAAAATCTTCGATTCCGGGATGAGTCATTAACCTTCAAG GTTGCTGAGACTCCGCAAGAGAGTGCTGAGGAGATAGAAACATATGCACGCTACAAATATCCAACCATGACTAAAACTCAGGGCAACTTCAAGCTTCGTGTGATTGAGGGTGAATTTACAGATTCTCAGATAATTGTTATGCTGGGCGAGAATGGGACGGGGAAGACAACATTTATTCGTATGCTG GCTGGCTTATTGAAACCTGATACTATAGAAGATTCTGATGTGGAGATACCTGAGTTTAATGTTTCTTACAAGCCCCAGAAGATCAGTCCTAAGTTCCAATCTACTGTTAGACATTTGCTACATCAAAAAATTCGTGATTCTTATACACATCCTCAGTTTGTATCAGATGTCATGAAACCACTTCTTATAGAACAACTAATGGATCAAGAAGTAGTGAATCTATCCGGTGGGGAGTTGCAAAGAGTTGCTTTGTGCCTCTGTCTTGGGAAG CCTGCAGATATTTATCTGATAGATGAACCAAGTGCTTATCTTGATTCTGAGCAGCGTATTGTGGCTTCAAAAGTCATAAAGAGGTTTATCCTTCATGCGAAGAAAACTGCATTTGTGGTAGAGCATGATTTTATAATGGCAACTTACCTGGCTGACAGAGTTATCGTATACGAGGGAAGGCCATCTGTGGACTGTACAGCAAATTCGCCTCAGTCATTGTTGACTGGAATGAATCTCTTCTTATCA CATCTAGATATCACTTTTAGGCGGGACCCAACGAATTATCGACCGAGAATCAACAAGTTAGACTCTACCAAGGATAGAGAGCAGAAGTCTGCTGGGTCATATTATTACCTGGATGATTGA